TGATGCTCGCGGCGCTCGGGTTGAACGCCACCACTGCAATCGCCGGAGGCGATTACCCGACCGACGAATTAGTGTCCGACGTCCTCACCGGCGTTGTTCCCCTCACCGGCCTGGCTGTTGCCCTGTTCACGGGCGATACCGAGGGCCAGAAGGAGTGGCTGCGCAACACCGGGGTGAATCAGGTCCTCACCTCTGCCCTGCGGCTAGGATTCAACGAGACCTACCTGGGTAAACGTCCAAACGGCAATAGATATGGGTTCCCTTCCGGTCACGAGGCTTTCGTGATGTCCGGTGCAACGTTCCTGGGCCAACGCTACGGCTGGAAGTGGGGCGTCCCCGCTTATCTGGCAGCCGCTTACGTCGCTCGCGTTCGAGTGGTCAACAACCATCATCACGTGCGCGATGTCGTTGCCAGCGCTGCACTGGCCTATAGCGTCGCCTTGCTCACAGTCACGTCAGAAAAGGCGTCCTATCTGGCGCCGGTGATCGGACCCGATTTCCTGGGGCTCCGTTGGCAGCGCTCTTTTTGATGCCTCCACTCTTCCATGTTGCGGGCCCATTCAACGCAGCAGGCAGGGCATAAAACTGGTTCAAAAAGTCTGAAAATATTGCTTTCTTAACAAATCAACCAGGTCCCTTATGGAGCCTTATTTTTTTTTCAGTGCAGTACCCCGTCGGGTGCTGTCGCGCGTAAACAGCGAGCTGTTTTTGCACCTGTATGTTTTCCAGGTCCGAAAGCGGCTGATAGCCGCGGCCATAGGGCCAGCCGTAGCCCCACCGATACCAGGTGGGAAAGTCCGGAAGCCCGCCCAACCGGGCACCAAGATACATGGTTTCTGCCAGGTGTGGATCATTAGTCCGCGTCAGCACGCAGTCGCGCAGGGTCACATCAGCCCGGTCGCGGGCCTCCGCGCTCCCACCCTGCCAATAGGCGAGATCATGATTCAGGCAACAGTCACACCACTTGTCCCGGTCTCTGAAAGTTCCATCAGGAAAGAGGCTGCAGCCGTCACTGGTAAAGGGGACAAGTTCCGCGGTATCAGGACGGGTACCGAGACACGACGACAAGGACAGAGCTGTCAGCAGTGCAATTAATGCCAGGGAAAGAGACCGGCAAGCACGAGGTGAAAACATGGCATGTTCCTTCCGCAGGGACGACCCTATCTCCCCCCTCTTTTCGTCAGGGGAGTCCTAAAGACTTTCCCCCGGATTCCGAGAGATACCAATCGTACATTTTCTATCCTTGCAGGTAATTTGTACGGGGTCTTCCAGTCGGGAAATCATTTCACTGATTTTTCGGAGGATATCACTTCGCCGCAGTGCTAAAGCCCTCAGGTACTTAGCGTCGACGTCAGACCAGAACCCCTGATAGGTCATCATTTCCTCAATCACCGCGTCAATATCCGGATTGCCTTCAATAATTATTTGATACGCCGCAACCATGACGCCCGTCCGGTTTTGGCCGGAACGGCAATGGACATAAACGGGCTGGTACGCCTTCTGACTCGCAATTGCGAGAAAATGGACAACGTGTTCATCTTCAACTGAAGAGGCCAAAACCGGGAGAAGTTCCCAGTCTTTAACGCGGAAGTAGTCAATATTAAAGATCTTTTGAGTTGTAAGCTCGACCTGCTCAACCCGGGAAAGATCATCATGCATCAACTCAAGATTGACGATTGTTCTGACCCCATGTTCGATGAGCCAGATGACCCCTTCTGTATCAGGTTTAGCCCCGCGCCACAGAACATTCTGCTTCACCTGGCAGAATCTTGAAATTGGAGAGTTGAGATTGCTCCTGCATGAGTCGGGCGCTTTTACAAAGGTGGTACTGCAACCGGTCAAGAGAAGTGAAGCTGCTATTAAGCAAAGCAGACGGCCTCTGCATAGACAAACACTCAAATCCATACCTCTCACGATGGTGAAGGGGAAGCCGTTCTTGTATCCGACGGATTCATCCAGAAAATGTCACGGGTGAATTGTCTAGAGAGTACCTCGTTCGGGGTTCGATAACCAAGGATCTTTCCAGGTCGGTTGTCCAGCCCCGCCAGGGTTGCTGATCTGACCTCCAAAATGAAGCGTTACTGTTAAATATGGCGGGCCGCGTTGGCGGCATATATTTCGTCAAGCTTAACCTTCCAAGTTTTACCTTGTATTCCCGGTGACTTGCAGATTTACAGACTACATTTCATTTCCGGCACGTTCGTTGCGATTAAGGACATTTAAGTCATCTGGACAGAAAAAGATGACCGGTGAAGATTCTTCGCAATCCAGGCAAAATTCGAAAATGGAGGAGACATGAAAAACAGTCGTAAAGATCAGGCCAAGGGTCTGTTTCACCAGACGAAGGGTTCGGCCGAGGAGATTGCCGGGAAAATAAGCGACAATCCACAACTGGAAGCTGAAGGCGCAGGAGAAAAGGTCGCTGGAAAAATTATGGAAAAGATCGGTCAGGTCGAAAAGGTTTTGGATTCTTAAGCTGAAGAGGATCCTGTGCCGTCGACGAATACAGCCACGCTTCTGCAGGGCATGAGGCCTATGTGGAAAAGCGTGGATACTGAGTTACTAAAAGGAATTGAAGTTATGAAAGCAAAAGGAAAACTGGCAAAGAAAGTTATCTATGCCCTACCCGTCGTTATGGCGGCGCTGATGCTGCTCACCTTCAGCCTGCCCGTGCAGGCGGCGAGCACCGACACCAACATCGAATCAGCGGCCAGGAATTCCCATGTGTTCACCAGCTACCTCAAGGACGATGATATCAAGGTCCAGTCCAAGGACGGCGCTGTCACCCTGACGGGGAGCGTCGCCACGAAACTGCATAAGTCCATGGCCGGAGAGACCGTTGCGAATCTGCCAGAGGTCAAAAGTGTCGACAACCAACTGGACGTCGAGGGGGAAGTTCCGGCTGAATTGTCCGACGCCTGGTTGCTGACCAAGGTGAAAACTGCCTTATTATTTCACCGCAGCGTGAGTGCCGTCACCGAGGTCGATGTTAAGGACGGTATCGTGACTCTGAGCGGTGTTGCCGACAACCAGGCCCAAAAAGAATTGACCACGGAATACGCCAAGGATATTGACGGCGTCAAAGACGTCAAGAATGAAATGACTGTGGCAAAATCCTCGCAAGAAAAGCAATCGCTCGGCGACAAGATCGGCGAAAAGATCGATGACGCTTCTATCACCACCATGGTCAAAATGACATTGCTCAGCCATCGCTCAACCAGTGCCTTCAAAACTTCGGTCACAACCAAGGATGGTGTGGTCACCTTATCTGGCAAGGCTGGCAACCAGGCCGAAATAGATTTGACCGAAAAACTGTCCAACGATGTCGATGGCGTGCAGTCGGTGCAGAACAACATG
Above is a genomic segment from Geopsychrobacter electrodiphilus DSM 16401 containing:
- a CDS encoding phosphatase PAP2 family protein, with the protein product MRIFINRYLVVCLMLAALGLNATTAIAGGDYPTDELVSDVLTGVVPLTGLAVALFTGDTEGQKEWLRNTGVNQVLTSALRLGFNETYLGKRPNGNRYGFPSGHEAFVMSGATFLGQRYGWKWGVPAYLAAAYVARVRVVNNHHHVRDVVASAALAYSVALLTVTSEKASYLAPVIGPDFLGLRWQRSF
- a CDS encoding fused DSP-PTPase phosphatase/NAD kinase-like protein; this encodes MDLSVCLCRGRLLCLIAASLLLTGCSTTFVKAPDSCRSNLNSPISRFCQVKQNVLWRGAKPDTEGVIWLIEHGVRTIVNLELMHDDLSRVEQVELTTQKIFNIDYFRVKDWELLPVLASSVEDEHVVHFLAIASQKAYQPVYVHCRSGQNRTGVMVAAYQIIIEGNPDIDAVIEEMMTYQGFWSDVDAKYLRALALRRSDILRKISEMISRLEDPVQITCKDRKCTIGISRNPGESL
- a CDS encoding CsbD family protein, giving the protein MKNSRKDQAKGLFHQTKGSAEEIAGKISDNPQLEAEGAGEKVAGKIMEKIGQVEKVLDS
- a CDS encoding BON domain-containing protein, producing MKAKGKLAKKVIYALPVVMAALMLLTFSLPVQAASTDTNIESAARNSHVFTSYLKDDDIKVQSKDGAVTLTGSVATKLHKSMAGETVANLPEVKSVDNQLDVEGEVPAELSDAWLLTKVKTALLFHRSVSAVTEVDVKDGIVTLSGVADNQAQKELTTEYAKDIDGVKDVKNEMTVAKSSQEKQSLGDKIGEKIDDASITTMVKMTLLSHRSTSAFKTSVTTKDGVVTLSGKAGNQAEIDLTEKLSNDVDGVQSVQNNMTVK